One Silene latifolia isolate original U9 population chromosome 4, ASM4854445v1, whole genome shotgun sequence DNA segment encodes these proteins:
- the LOC141652704 gene encoding monolignol oxidoreductase AtBBE-like 13: MFSSSNAFFALCIIFSISSCFANPNPTQVNFLQCLSKSVNPPNPFPSYFYTPANISFEAILNSTANNLRYTLPSVAKPQLIYMPLDESHVQAAVICARSLGIQLRVRSGGHDYEGISYSSEMGDPFVVLDMGKLRTVIVNIQDNSAWVEAGATIGELYYRISEQSKTHGFPAGLCNSIGIGGHITGGAYGSMMRKYGLGADNVVDVRVVDANGNVLNRQTMGEDLFWALRGGGGGSFGVILAWKVKLVPVPATVTTFTAVKTLEQGLTNLIYKWQQIADKLDDNLFIRVEFMPGTIPNTTQTTVQALFNALYLGSATELMQVMGKSYPELGLQKTDCTEMSWIESVLYIAGFPTGTNPNVLLQGKPTFRNYFKAKSDYVREPIDQTGLEGLWKKLLAAESYIMIWNPYGGMMSRIPESQIPFPHRQGVIYKIQYVASWQDGQEGVCKNMAWIKDLYSYMEPYVSKNPREAYVNYRDLDLGMNTNSDFNVGEGSIWGTKYFKGNYERLVQIKTKFDPENFFRHEQSIPPLVSSTKKTEKKVHFHKSGGKLHHKKKKHGQHGHY, encoded by the coding sequence ATGTTTTCATCAAGCAATGCTTTCTTTGCATTGTGTATAATCTTCTCAATTTCTTCTTGTTTCGCTAACCCGAACCCGACTCAAGTTAACTTCCTACAATGTCTATCAAAATCTGTAAACCCTCCAAACCCATTTCCATCATATTTTTACACTCCGGCTAACATTTCTTTCGAAGCAATCTTAAACTCGACTGCGAATAATCTAAGGTATACTCTCCCCTCGGTCGCAAAACCGCAATTAATTTACATGCCCTTAGATGAATCCCATGTGCAAGCAGCAGTTATCTGTGCTAGATCACTTGGGATTCAACTAAGGGTAAGAAGTGGGGGACATGACTACGAAGGGATCTCCTACTCTTCAGAGATGGGAGACCCCTTCGTAGTCCTCGACATGGGAAAACTACGCACTGTTATCGTGAATATTCAGGATAACAGTGCGTGGGTCGAGGCAGGGGCCACAATTGGGGAGTTATATTATAGAATTTCCGAACAAAGTAAAACCCATGGTTTCCCTGCCGGGTTATGTAATAGTATTGGTATAGGCGGCCATATAACCGGGGGTGCCTATGGTTCTATGATGAGAAAATACGGTCTAGGGGCCGATAATGTGGTTGATGTCCGTGTCGTTGATGCAAATGGCAACGTTCTTAATAGGCAAACCATGGGTGAAGACTTATTTTGGGCCCTTAGAGGTGGTGGGGGAGGTAGTTTCGGAGTAATTCTTGCTTGGAAGGTTAAATTAGTACCGGTTCCTGCAACGGTCACAACTTTTACTGCAGTAAAAACATTAGAACAAGGGTTAACTAATTTAATCTATAAATGGCAACAAATCGCTGATAAATTAGACGATAATTTATTCATTAGAGTCGAGTTTATGCCAGGTACAATCCCTAACACTACTCAAACCACAGTCCAAGCATTGTTTAATGCTCTGTACTTAGGTAGCGCGACAGAGTTAATGCAAGTGATGGGAAAAAGTTATCCAGAACTAGGGTTACAGAAAACCGACTGCACTGAAATGAGCTGGATTGAGTCAGTCCTTTATATAGCGGGTTTCCCTACAGGGACTAACCCAAATGTGTTACTCCAAGGGAAACCCACATTCCGAAACTACTTTAAGGCCAAGTCCGATTATGTTAGGGAACCCATTGATCAAACCGGGTTAGAGGGACTATGGAAAAAGTTATTAGCGGCCGAGAGTTACATAATGATTTGGAACCCATACGGCGGGATGATGAGTCGTATACCCGAGTCACAAATCCCGTTCCCTCATCGACAAGGCGTTATTTATAAAATCCAATATGTTGCCTCATGGCAAGATGGTCAAGAAGGTGTGTGTAAGAATATGGCTTGGATTAAAGACTTGTATTCTTACATGGAGCCTTATGTGTCTAAGAACCCTAGAGAAGCTTATGTTAATTATAGGGATCTTGATTTGGGGATGAACACAAATAGTGATTTTAATGTGGGTGAAGGAAGTATTTGGGGTACTAAGTATTTTAAGGGTAATTATGAGAGGTTAGTCCAAATTAAAACTAAATTTGATCCTGAAAATTTCTTTAGGCATGAACAAAGTATTCCACCTCTTGTTTCTTCAACTAAGAAGACAGAAAAGAAGGTTCATTTCCACAAATCTGGTGGAAAATTGCACCATAAGAAGAAGAAACATGGCCAACATGGGCATTATTAA
- the LOC141652705 gene encoding uncharacterized protein LOC141652705, translating to MAFPATIRYSPFKFPLQLKHDSYNLPRPSFNSNSLSFNKQLVLRVNASTSIDYSSVSAPDKSSTLKKNDNWQWKFSDKSIKIYYEQHEKEGSKPDRNILMIPTISDVSTVEEWSMVALDILQRDGSENLRAMLVDWPGLGNSDRPKLDYNADVMEKFLVDFINSPSSPVSKSGENLVVVGGGHAATMAVLAAKKGLVNPKAIVAVAPTWAGPLPIVFGRDSSMETRYGLLRGTLRAPALGWMMYNVLVSNEKSIESQYKSHVYADSANVTPEFVQSRYALTKREGARYVPAAFLTGLLDPVKSREEFLSAFEALDGNIPVLVVSASGAPKRSKAEMEALRGAKGVSKFVEVPGALLPQEEYPKAVADQIHTFLQEI from the exons ATGGCTTTCCCAGCTACAATTCGATACTCTCCTTTCAAATTTCCCCTTCAATTGAAACATGATTCCTATAATCTTCCTCGACCGTCTTTTAATTCGAATTCACTTTCTTTTAATAAACAATTGGTATTAAGAGTTAATGCTTCTACTTCAATTGATTATTCCAGTGTTTCTGCGCCTGATAAATCATCCACTCTCAAAAAA AATGATAATTGGCAATGGAAATTCAGTGACAAGTCCATCAAGATTTACTATGAGCAACATGAAAAAGAGGGATCTAAGCCTGATAGGAATATTCTTATGATACCAACAATTTCCGATGTTAGCACAGTCGAAGAATGGAGTATGGTGGCTTTGGATATTTTGCAAAGGGATGGTAGTGAAAATTTACGGGCTATGCTTGTGGATTGGCCTGGTTTAGGAAACTCTGATCGTCCTAAGTTGGATTACAATGCCGATGTTATGGAGAAGTTTTTGGTTGACTTTATTAACTCACCTAGCAGCCCCGTGTCTAAATCAG GTGAGAATTTGGTGGTAGTTGGAGGTGGACATGCTGCCACAATGGCCGTTCTTGCCGCAAAGAAGGGTTTGGTGAATCCAAAAGCAATTGTAGCTGTAGCACCTACCTGGGCTGGTCCTCTTCCTATCGTCTTTGGACGCGATTCTAGTATGGAGACTAG GTATGGGTTACTTCGTGGAACGCTAAGGGCCCCGGCTCTAGGTTGGATGATGTACAACGTTCTCGTCAGCAACGAAAAATCTATCGAATCACAGTACAAATCCCACGTATATGCAGATTCGGCAAATGTGACCCCAGAATTTGTGCAAAGTAGATATGCATTGACAAAGAGGGAAGGGGCTCGATATGTTCCTGCGGCTTTCTTGACCGGTCTGTTGGACCCCGTGAAATCCCGAGAGGAGTTTCTAAGCGCCTTTGAAGCGTTGGACGGAAATATTCCTGTTCTAGTTGTGTCAGCCTCTGGTGCACCCAAGAGGTCAAAAGCCGAGATGGAAGCCCTCCGAGGAGCTAAAGGAGTTTCTAAATTTGTCGAGGTTCCTGGTGCTCTTTTGCCTCAAGAAGAGTACCCTAAGGCCGTTGCAGATCAAATCCATACTTTTTTGCAAGAGATTTGA
- the LOC141652706 gene encoding myb-related protein 306, translated as MGRPPCCDKIGVKKGPWTPEEDIILVSYIQEHGPGNWRAVPTNTGLRRCSKSCRLRWTNYLRPGIKRGNFTEQEEKMIIHLQALLGNRWAAIASYLPQRTDNDIKNYWNTHLKKKLKKIEGQNGQTTHSQEGFSPNNSSTSTSSSHHHNPNKGQWERRLQTDIHLAKQALCEALSIDKPDLKPDPKLTRPAYASSADNIAKLLENWAIQKPNSGPSSSSTGPSPKSPQESTTQNSSTTTIHTNKNKYDCYQGLGSLFSTLNTKSNSSIGTASGENSIEVAQEESKPIPVGPTTTTEMPLSLLEKWLFEEGVISHDHHVNLLDMSLDDPSVSAQLF; from the exons atgggaAGACCTCCATGTTGTGATAAAATTGGGGTGAAGAAAGGTCCATGGACTCCTGAAGAAGATATCATCTTAGTTTCTTATATTCAAGAGCATGGTCCTGGTAATTGGAGGGCTGTTCCTACTAATACTG GGTTACGTAGATGCAGTAAAAGTTGCAGGCTGAGATGGACTAATTACCTTCGTCCTGGTATTAAACGTGGAAATTTTACTGAGCAAGAGGAGAAAATGATCATTCATCTTCAAGCTCTTTTGGGAAACAG ATGGGCAGCTATAGCATCCTACCTCCCACAAAGGACCGACAACGATATCAAGAATTACTGGAACACCCATCTAAAGAAGAAACTAAAGAAAATCGAAGGGCAAAATGGTCAAACTACACATTCCCAAGAAGGGTTTTCACCAAACAACTCTTCCACCTCCACCTCCTCATCCCACCACCATAACCCCAACAAAGGACAATGGGAAAGGAGGCTTCAAACTGACATCCACTTGGCTAAACAAGCCCTATGTGAAGCTCTATCAATTGACAAACCTGATTTAAAACCCGACCCAAAATTGACCAGACCAGCATATGCCTCGAGTGCTGATAACATAGCCAAATTACTAGAGAATTGGGCCATCCAAAAGCCCAATTCCggcccatcatcatcatctaccggCCCATCTCCGAAATCACCCCAAGAGTCCACTACCCAAaactcctcaacaacaacaatccATACTAATAAGAACAAATATGATTGTTACCAAGGTTTAGGGTCACTCTTTAGCACCTTAAACACTAAATCCAATTCCTCAATAGGGACCGCCTCCGGTGAGAACTCCATAGAGGTGGCACAAGAGGAGAGCAAGCCAATCCCGGTGGGACCCACTACGACGACAGAAATGCCGTTATCTTTGCTAGAGAAATGGTTGTTTGAGGAAGGTGTGATTAGCCATGATCACCATGTTAACTTGCTTGACATGTCCTTAGATGATCCATCTGTCTCTGCTCAACTCTTCTAG